A single genomic interval of Helianthus annuus cultivar XRQ/B chromosome 6, HanXRQr2.0-SUNRISE, whole genome shotgun sequence harbors:
- the LOC110865932 gene encoding DNA primase small subunit isoform X1: MTKEETENGGEDMLIDGPETQDKELEAFPERIKLYYGWLFPHADMSKWMSYGNDGKHPACDQSYFGRREYSFTLENDIYMRFQSYKSASELEKAIKDHCPFKIDIGPVYSVDPAKRHAYSQSGDNIFTPVEKELVFDIDISDYDDVRYCCSGADVCLECWPLMTIAIKVIDTALRDDFGFVHILWVYSGRRGVHCWVCDTKARRLNNEQRSAIAEYFRVYKGNSNSKSKVSLVGPALHPFLVRSYNVLSDYFEKKLLCSQQLLSDERYENILDMISDESVASELRGKWQGNRRSNANDINIVRWEQLKQHCGRKKTSGLRRCLEEIVFSYTYPRIDMEVSKHMNHLLKSPFCVHPKTGRVCIPINPNLCDEFDPTNVPTLSKLLREINTGGLQAEGEKVWDRTSMGKSIRYFKESFLQPLLKSCKEEMEASYNAKNQQLKNSLGW, encoded by the exons ATGACGAAAGAAGAAACAGAGAATGGAGGAGAGGATATGTTAATCGATGGTCCTGAGACCCAAGACAAGGAATTAGAGGCATTTCCTGAGAGAATTAAACTCTATTACG GATGGCTTTTCCCTCATGCTGACATGTCCAAATGGATGTCATACGGAAATG ATGGGAAACATCCTGCATGTGACCAATCGTATTTTGGACGAAGAGAATATTCTTTTACATTGGAAAATGATATATATATGCGGTTTCAGTCTTACAAGTCTGCATCTGAGCTGGAAAAAGCCATTAAAGATCACTGTCCATTCAAAATTGATATTGGTCCCGTTTATAGCGTTGAT CCTGCAAAGAGGCATGCATACTCACAATCTGGGGACAATATTTTCACTCCTGTGGAAAAAGAGCTCGTGTTTGATATA GACATTTCAGATTATGATGACGTCAGATATTGCTGCTCTGGAGCAGACGTTTGCTTGGAATGTTGGCCTCTGATGACCATTGCAATTAAAGTGATTGATACCGCTCTTAGAG ATGACTTTGGATTCGTTCATATTCTCTGGGTATACAGTGGTCGCCGTGGGGTCCATTGTTGGGTTTGTGATACAAAAGCAAGAAG GCTAAATAATGAACAAAGGTCGGCTATTGCAGAATATTTCCGCGTGTACAAG GGTAATAGTAACAGTAAATCAAAGGTTTCTCTTGTGGGTCCCGCACTTCATCCTTTCCTTGT GAGATCGTATAATGTTCTGAGTGACTACTTTGAGAAGAAATTGCTTTGTAGCCAACAGTTGCTTTCGGATGAGAGATATGAGAATATACTGGACATGATTTCTGATGAAT CTGTAGCCTCAGAGCTTAGAGGTAAGTGGCAAGGCAATAGGCGCTCTAATGCAAACGATATAAATATTGTGCGATGGGAGCAACTAAAACAGCATTGCGGCAGAAAAAAG ACATCTGGGCTTCGTAGGTGCCTTGAGGAGATTGTCTTTTCTTACACTTATCCTAGGATTGATATGGAG GTTTCAAAACACATGAACCATTTGCTGAAGTCACCTTTTTGCGTACACCCCAAAACAG GCCGTGTGTGCATTCCCATCAATCCAAACCTTTGTGATGAGTTTGATCCTACCAACGTGCCGACACTTTCCAAG CTTCTGAGAGAAATCAACACTGGAGGCTTGCAAGCCGAAGGCGAGAAAG tatgggatagaACCTCAATGGGGAAGTCCATCAGATATTTCAAAGAATCGTTCCTGCAGCCGTTACTGAAATCTTGCAAG GAAGAGATGGAAGCCTCATATAATGCCAAAAATCAGCAATTGAAAAACTCGTTGGGCTGGTAA
- the LOC110865932 gene encoding DNA primase small subunit isoform X2 gives MTKEETENGGEDMLIDGPETQDKELEAFPERIKLYYGWLFPHADMSKWMSYGNDGKHPACDQSYFGRREYSFTLENDIYMRFQSYKSASELEKAIKDHCPFKIDIGPVYSVDPAKRHAYSQSGDNIFTPVEKELVFDIDISDYDDVRYCCSGADVCLECWPLMTIAIKVIDTALRDDFGFVHILWVYSGRRGVHCWVCDTKARRLNNEQRSAIAEYFRVYKGNSNSKSKVSLVGPALHPFLVRSYNVLSDYFEKKLLCSQQLLSDERYENILDMISDESVASELRGKWQGNRRSNANDINIVRWEQLKQHCGRKKTSGLRRCLEEIVFSYTYPRIDMEVSKHMNHLLKSPFCVHPKTGRVCIPINPNLCDEFDPTNVPTLSKLLREINTGGLQAEGEKGRDGSLI, from the exons ATGACGAAAGAAGAAACAGAGAATGGAGGAGAGGATATGTTAATCGATGGTCCTGAGACCCAAGACAAGGAATTAGAGGCATTTCCTGAGAGAATTAAACTCTATTACG GATGGCTTTTCCCTCATGCTGACATGTCCAAATGGATGTCATACGGAAATG ATGGGAAACATCCTGCATGTGACCAATCGTATTTTGGACGAAGAGAATATTCTTTTACATTGGAAAATGATATATATATGCGGTTTCAGTCTTACAAGTCTGCATCTGAGCTGGAAAAAGCCATTAAAGATCACTGTCCATTCAAAATTGATATTGGTCCCGTTTATAGCGTTGAT CCTGCAAAGAGGCATGCATACTCACAATCTGGGGACAATATTTTCACTCCTGTGGAAAAAGAGCTCGTGTTTGATATA GACATTTCAGATTATGATGACGTCAGATATTGCTGCTCTGGAGCAGACGTTTGCTTGGAATGTTGGCCTCTGATGACCATTGCAATTAAAGTGATTGATACCGCTCTTAGAG ATGACTTTGGATTCGTTCATATTCTCTGGGTATACAGTGGTCGCCGTGGGGTCCATTGTTGGGTTTGTGATACAAAAGCAAGAAG GCTAAATAATGAACAAAGGTCGGCTATTGCAGAATATTTCCGCGTGTACAAG GGTAATAGTAACAGTAAATCAAAGGTTTCTCTTGTGGGTCCCGCACTTCATCCTTTCCTTGT GAGATCGTATAATGTTCTGAGTGACTACTTTGAGAAGAAATTGCTTTGTAGCCAACAGTTGCTTTCGGATGAGAGATATGAGAATATACTGGACATGATTTCTGATGAAT CTGTAGCCTCAGAGCTTAGAGGTAAGTGGCAAGGCAATAGGCGCTCTAATGCAAACGATATAAATATTGTGCGATGGGAGCAACTAAAACAGCATTGCGGCAGAAAAAAG ACATCTGGGCTTCGTAGGTGCCTTGAGGAGATTGTCTTTTCTTACACTTATCCTAGGATTGATATGGAG GTTTCAAAACACATGAACCATTTGCTGAAGTCACCTTTTTGCGTACACCCCAAAACAG GCCGTGTGTGCATTCCCATCAATCCAAACCTTTGTGATGAGTTTGATCCTACCAACGTGCCGACACTTTCCAAG CTTCTGAGAGAAATCAACACTGGAGGCTTGCAAGCCGAAGGCGAGAAAG GAAGAGATGGAAGCCTCATATAA